One Coffea arabica cultivar ET-39 chromosome 5e, Coffea Arabica ET-39 HiFi, whole genome shotgun sequence DNA segment encodes these proteins:
- the LOC140006933 gene encoding uncharacterized protein has protein sequence MPPAKSGREAGGGRFSSTSRGSAPRGSAQRGGQSGRGQGRGIPLGGQTSTPRVTCGYCGKPNHTEDECWRKARKCLRCGGVDHQIVNCPLISDTQSTARSNPKPTNAGGARSRVPARVYSRDQQSVPAPTEVVEVDLISLAIKGYDVILGMDWLAHYHARVDSKMKVVEFCIPGEATLKLDVRGMIASSALISGIRARKLLSRGAHGYLAFLINTPGEKIKLEDMPVISEYQNVFPEELESLPPEREIEFKVDLVPGTTPISKTPYRMAPAELKELKVQLQDLLERGFIHESESPWGVPVLFVKKKDGSLRLFLALPSGNDSYTVYTDASKEGLRQRRWVEFLEDYDCTINYHPGKANVVADALSRKAQLASSIMGEWSLFEDVYEWKPRLEPEKVIFGNIEVKSTLLERIKEGQVKDPAVQKWMEKVKKGEFPNFNIGHDGILKF, from the exons ATGCCACCTGCTAAATCCGGTCGTGAGGCTGGAGGTGGACGGTTTTCGAGCACATCTAGGGGAAGTGCTCCGAGAGGAAGTGCCCAGAGGGGAGGCCAAAGCGGTAGAGGCCAAGGTAGAGGTATTCCCCTGGGAGGCCAAACCTCCACTCCCCGGGTAACGTGTGGGTATTGCGGGAAACCGAACCACACCGAGGATGAGTGCTGGAGAAAGGCTCGAAAGTGCTTGAGGTGCGGAGGTGTGGATCACCAGATAGTCAACTGCCCGTTGATCAGTGACACCCAGTCGACTGCCAGGTCAAACCCAAAGCCGACCAATGCTGGAGGGGCTAGGTCGAGGGTTCCGGCCAGAGTATATTCGCGGGATCAACAATCCGTACCTGCACCAACggaggtagtggaag TTGACCTCATTAGTCTAGCCATCAAGGGGTACGATGTCattctaggtatggattggctagctcacTATCATGCTCGGGTAGATAGTAAGATGAAAGTGGTCGAATTTTGTATACCGGGGGAGGCAACACTAAAGTTAGACGTGAGGGGTATGATAGCCTCTTCTGCGCTTATTTCGGGAataagggctaggaaattgcttagtcgTGGGGCACACGGTTACTTAGCTTTCCTGATTAACACTCCGGGAGAAAAGATTAAGTTGGAAGACATGCCAGTAATCAGTGAATACCAGAATGTATTTCCGGAGGAGTTGGAGTCTCTGCCACCAGAAagggagattgaatttaaggttgacCTAGTACCCGGAACTACTCCTATTTCGAAAACCCCTTATCGTATGGCACCTGCCGAGCTCAAGGAGTTAAAGGTGCAATTGCAAGACTTGCtagaacgagggtttattcatgAGAGCGAGTCCCCATGGGGAGTTCCagtattatttgttaaaaagaaggacggaAGTTTAAGGTTAT TTTTAGCTTTACCCAGTGGGAACGATAGTTATACGGTTTATACTGATGCTTCAAAAGAAGGGCTAAG acaacgtcggtgggtAGAGTTCTTAGAGGATTATGACTGTACCATTAACTATCATCCTGGAAAGGCCaacgttgtagcagatgctttaagccgaaaggctcaactagcaagttcCATAATGGGAGAGTGGAGCCTGTTCGAAGATGTCTATGAGTGGAAACCTCGTCTGGAACCGGagaaggtgatttttggaaatattgaggtGAAGTCGACACTGTTGGAACGGATCAAAGAGGGCCAAGTGAAGGATCCAGCAGTGCAAAAGTGGATGGAAAAGGTGAAGAAAGGGGAGTTTCCTAACTTTAACATAGGTCATGATGGAATCTTAAAATTCTGA